The proteins below come from a single Eubacterium limosum genomic window:
- a CDS encoding Cof-type HAD-IIB family hydrolase: MGIKLVALDMDGTTLQSDITLARETIVTIEKAVSQGIIVVPTTGRVFGELPEEITDIDGVSYAITSNGAQVTDLNRKRTLYENPLTKQDLDTVLKVLRQYDLMIEAYVGGRTIVIEDCMKDLSRFHVPEAYWDFFRETRHTIADPEDYFDFLYSHSVEKFNIFFSHMENRSELKAVLENTTDLTITSAVENNLEINNPTANKWDGLKHLCRHLNIKSTEVMAMGDSNNDYEMLKHAGLAVAMENGIDRVKEISDFITKTNDEHGVAYALEKFILNPKADKRQELAS; this comes from the coding sequence ATGGGAATTAAATTAGTAGCATTGGATATGGATGGCACCACGCTTCAGAGTGATATTACACTGGCGCGCGAGACAATCGTAACCATTGAAAAGGCCGTCAGCCAGGGAATCATTGTCGTGCCGACAACCGGACGAGTGTTTGGAGAGCTGCCTGAAGAGATTACAGACATCGATGGGGTCTCCTACGCCATTACATCAAACGGTGCGCAGGTAACAGACTTGAACCGTAAGAGGACTCTTTATGAAAATCCCCTGACAAAGCAGGATTTAGATACAGTGCTGAAGGTGCTCAGGCAATATGATCTGATGATCGAGGCCTATGTGGGCGGAAGAACCATTGTGATCGAGGACTGCATGAAAGATCTCAGCAGGTTTCATGTACCCGAGGCCTATTGGGATTTCTTCAGGGAAACCCGTCACACCATAGCTGATCCCGAAGACTATTTTGATTTTTTATACAGCCATTCTGTTGAAAAGTTCAACATCTTTTTCAGCCATATGGAAAACCGGAGTGAGCTTAAAGCTGTTCTTGAGAATACCACGGATCTGACCATCACATCAGCTGTGGAAAACAATCTGGAAATCAACAACCCGACAGCCAATAAATGGGACGGATTAAAGCATTTGTGCCGCCACCTGAATATTAAAAGTACCGAGGTCATGGCCATGGGCGACAGCAACAATGACTATGAAATGCTCAAGCATGCCGGGTTGGCCGTAGCCATGGAGAATGGCATTGACCGTGTTAAGGAAATTTCAGATTTTATTACAAAAACCAATGACGAGCACGGCGTAG